The Gambusia affinis linkage group LG09, SWU_Gaff_1.0, whole genome shotgun sequence DNA window TCTCAAATGACCTCAACTGATTTTGGCATCAATGTGAATCTATATTCCTCTTAGAAATCTGCAGCATGTTTAGTTTTGCGACTTTAAATACGATTGGCAATTTGGCTTTTCACCTGGCGTCTTCCAGTCCTACGTTTCTTCCACTGTAATATATCACCGTGCAGTTTGATACGTTTTGGGTAAAGATTATGGCACAACACAACGATTAAAAGTTTTCTACGTGAGTGAATGAGCAGCGTTACACACAAAGCGCTGTCCAGACGCGACTCTGCATCGCCAGCCCCTCGGCCTTCAGTACAGGCAGGTTTTCTTCATGATGCGCAGGAACTCCTGCTCGTTCACTTCTCCGTCCCCATCCCTGTCCGCTTCATCTATCATTTCCTGCACAAACACGAAACGTAGAAGTAAATGAAACGACGTTTTATCGTGGGTGTTTTATCGCGCGACGTGGCTCACCTGCAGCTCCTCGTCGGTCAGGTTTTCTCCGAGGTCTTTGGCCACTCTCTTCAGGTTCTTAAAAGAGATCTTGCCTGTTTCGTCGTCGTCGAACAGCCGGAACGCTTTAAGGATCTCCTCTTTGGAGTCCTTCTCAGcctgaaaattttaattaagaGCAACATTATTAGGAATCATCTACTGGAAGAGCGCACCGACCTGGTACGATTGAAGTCTCCAAACAGAAGTACTCTGTTGTAGTCTCCCCATTTATTATCCAGAGTACTCCGTGTGGAGTGCCTTGCAAGACTATTCACAAAGCCTAGCTTACCCAGCATTTTGTAACTTGACTTTTCACTTTAAATCGGAGCGTTTTTAGTGATAaaatggaccagtcaaagtacaAGCCTAAATCCAAAAGAGAATAGGAAGTGTACTGAAGCTgcccaatctgactgagcttgtagtatattgcaaaaaaagaaaaacggccAAAGCtgttaaagacaaaatgtggtgtaatgtggcaaaaatgTGAAGCAGATGTATAAATGCAGCTGCTAGGCACTGTAAACCACACTATGAGCTCGCATACCATTTTCTGTGTCATGACTGCCAGAAAGTCAGCGAAGGAGATCTTCCCCGTCCCGTCCTTATCCACTTCTGCAATCATCTTCTTGATCTCCTCCTT harbors:
- the cetn2 gene encoding caltractin isoform X2; the encoded protein is MATSAKKPSLQGPVAPPRKKTTPKPELTEEQKQEIREAFELFDTDGSGHIDVKELKVAMRALGFEPKKEEIKKMIAEVDKDGTGKISFADFLAVMTQKMAEKDSKEEILKAFRLFDDDETGKISFKNLKRVAKDLGENLTDEELQEMIDEADRDGDGEVNEQEFLRIMKKTCLY